From Proteiniborus sp. MB09-C3, the proteins below share one genomic window:
- a CDS encoding carboxylate--amine ligase codes for MDNKAVVLGTNYYIALSAIRCLGVHGVKVVAMDYSEKDTYAAKSKYLSERLIVPHYKKDTKRFIEFLIDYAKKQESPPVLIPCHDLHAEVIDAHLEELKKYYLIPQTEPGLWTKVMDKGSLYQLAIEHGVAVPETVRLDDENFLEKVETIVKYPCIVKPVDSPSFVAKFRRKLFKVQNREELEEALDKAKNAGLEVIVQRIIPGFDDHMYTFDAYLNQDAKVTHWSTCQKYRQFPINFGASVYTGHKYVPELYEIGAKFFETIKFKGFAEIEFKKDSETGKFYMIEVNARITNFNNLLYKLGLNIPYITYREMTGAPLEPKSFKEDQNLVFWYAYEDILAIRDYIKSGQLTFKEIFKSLLRPKAYAIWDWKDPMPAFSYAGIIMGKVFRKIFKTKD; via the coding sequence ATGGATAATAAGGCAGTGGTTTTAGGAACGAACTATTATATTGCACTTAGCGCAATTCGTTGCTTAGGTGTACATGGGGTAAAAGTAGTGGCTATGGATTATTCGGAGAAGGATACTTACGCTGCTAAATCGAAATACCTTTCTGAAAGATTAATCGTACCACATTATAAAAAAGATACAAAGAGATTTATAGAATTCTTAATAGATTATGCTAAAAAACAAGAAAGCCCTCCTGTACTTATACCATGTCATGACCTGCACGCAGAAGTAATTGATGCACATTTAGAGGAGCTTAAGAAATATTACCTTATACCTCAGACAGAACCAGGTTTATGGACAAAGGTTATGGACAAAGGCTCACTATATCAATTAGCAATAGAACATGGGGTAGCTGTTCCAGAAACTGTTAGACTAGATGATGAAAACTTTTTAGAAAAGGTTGAAACTATTGTCAAGTATCCTTGTATCGTTAAACCAGTAGATTCTCCATCCTTTGTTGCCAAATTTAGGAGAAAGCTATTTAAGGTTCAAAATAGAGAAGAATTAGAAGAGGCATTAGACAAAGCAAAAAATGCAGGCTTAGAGGTTATTGTACAGAGAATTATTCCGGGCTTTGATGATCATATGTATACCTTTGATGCATATTTAAATCAAGATGCCAAGGTAACACATTGGTCTACATGTCAAAAATATAGACAATTTCCTATAAATTTTGGAGCTTCTGTCTATACCGGTCACAAATATGTGCCAGAGCTTTATGAAATAGGAGCAAAGTTCTTTGAGACAATTAAATTTAAGGGCTTTGCTGAGATAGAATTTAAAAAGGATTCTGAAACAGGAAAGTTTTACATGATAGAGGTAAATGCTAGAATAACTAATTTTAACAATTTATTATATAAACTTGGGCTAAATATACCTTATATAACATATAGAGAGATGACAGGAGCACCTTTAGAGCCAAAGTCATTTAAAGAAGATCAGAATCTAGTATTTTGGTATGCGTATGAGGATATATTAGCTATTAGAGATTATATTAAATCTGGACAACTCACATTTAAGGAAATTTTCAAATCCTTATTAAGACCAAAAGCATATGCAATATGGGACTGGAAGGATCCTATGCCAGCCTTTTCATATGCAGGAATAATAATGGGTAAGGTATTTAGAAAAATTTTTAAAACTAAAGATTAG
- a CDS encoding putative heavy metal-binding protein codes for MIVTTTPNVDGRKIKEYRGIVFGEVISGVNFLKDFAAGLSNFFGGRSQSYEGELIKAREDALREMQSRASALGCNAVVGVDIDYEVLGEGGNMLMVTASGTGVVLE; via the coding sequence ATGATAGTAACTACAACACCAAATGTAGACGGTAGAAAAATAAAAGAGTATAGAGGTATAGTCTTTGGAGAAGTAATTTCAGGTGTAAATTTTCTTAAGGATTTTGCTGCTGGACTTTCAAATTTTTTTGGAGGACGTTCACAATCTTATGAGGGAGAATTGATCAAAGCTAGAGAAGATGCATTGAGAGAAATGCAATCAAGAGCTTCTGCCCTTGGATGCAACGCAGTTGTTGGAGTTGATATTGATTATGAGGTTTTAGGAGAAGGAGGCAATATGCTTATGGTAACAGCCTCTGGAACTGGAGTTGTCCTAGAATAG
- the ytaF gene encoding sporulation membrane protein YtaF — MLEALLLVIALSLDAFVASIAYGTSKIKIPISSVAVISTICSFILAISLFLGSILKMVLPNRFATTISFIALMLLGIYYLLEGIVKANLRKSESSNKRIKFRFADMQLVLDIYLDETRADLDNSKNLNPREALYLAIALSIDSLAVGFASSLGEVNYILAILFSLVAGAIAILAGLFLGRKLAETAKINLSWLSGALLLVLAILKLV; from the coding sequence GTGTTAGAAGCCTTATTATTAGTTATAGCTTTATCCTTAGATGCTTTTGTAGCTAGCATTGCTTATGGAACAAGTAAGATTAAAATACCTATTTCATCGGTAGCCGTTATTAGTACTATTTGCTCCTTTATTCTTGCGATTTCTCTTTTTTTAGGATCCATATTGAAAATGGTATTGCCAAACAGATTTGCTACTACAATTAGCTTTATAGCTCTTATGCTGTTAGGTATATATTATTTGCTTGAAGGGATTGTAAAGGCTAATTTAAGGAAAAGTGAAAGCTCAAATAAAAGAATTAAATTTAGATTTGCAGATATGCAGCTTGTACTGGATATTTATTTAGATGAAACAAGAGCTGATTTAGATAATTCAAAAAACCTCAATCCTAGGGAGGCTTTATACCTTGCCATAGCTCTCTCCATAGATTCGTTAGCAGTAGGATTTGCAAGCAGTTTAGGAGAGGTTAATTACATCCTTGCAATTCTGTTTTCCTTAGTTGCAGGTGCAATTGCTATTCTAGCCGGATTGTTCTTAGGTAGAAAGCTTGCTGAAACAGCAAAAATAAACTTATCATGGTTATCAGGTGCTCTATTATTAGTACTGGCAATTTTAAAATTAGTATAG
- the asnB gene encoding asparagine synthase (glutamine-hydrolyzing) gives MCGFVGFADTTLAIDKEKVIKEMMDTIIHRGPDSGGIYTDNNVAFGFRRLKIIDLSEEASQPMYNEDKTCVMIFNGEIYNYQELRSELQERGHIFKSNTDSEVIIHAYEEYGTDLLHRLRGMFAFSIWDTKNEIMFLARDYFGIKPLYYTQNTSDNSFIFGSEIKSFLKQPTFNKELNKDALKPYLTFQYPVLDETFFKGVYKLKPAHYMIYKKGKIQIKRYWDPMYNEKDNSLEYYVDKIKETVAESVKYHRISDVKVGSFLSGGVDSSYITSLLMPNKTFSVGFSDYEDMYNETNLAKDLSDMLGIENHRKFISAEESFEMLPTIQYHMDEPQSNPSVVPLYFLAKLAREHVTVVLSGEGADEIFGGYAWYETTPTMKKYKKIPNFIRRPVSLVCKALPKNRITNFLVKGGQRVEKWFIGQAKVFEEEDALKVLKDEYKSGPSVQSITKKVYEKVKDQSDVTKMQYLDMNLWLPGDILLKADKMSSAHSIELRVPFLDKEVMSLGAQIPVKYRVNDKNSKYALRIAAKDTLPSEWANRTKVGFPVPIRYWFREEKYYNMVKEMFQSDVAKEFFNIEEIVKLIEEHYTGKENHARQIWTIYVFLIWYKKFFIEL, from the coding sequence GTGTGTGGTTTTGTGGGGTTTGCTGATACGACTTTAGCTATAGATAAAGAAAAAGTTATCAAAGAAATGATGGATACTATAATCCATAGAGGTCCTGATAGTGGAGGAATATATACAGATAATAATGTCGCATTCGGCTTTAGACGGCTTAAGATTATTGACTTATCAGAGGAAGCTAGTCAGCCAATGTATAATGAGGATAAAACTTGTGTAATGATTTTCAATGGGGAAATATATAATTATCAGGAGCTGAGAAGTGAGCTTCAAGAAAGAGGACATATATTTAAAAGTAATACAGATAGTGAAGTAATCATACATGCCTATGAAGAATATGGAACAGACTTATTGCATAGATTAAGAGGAATGTTTGCTTTTTCAATATGGGATACTAAAAATGAAATAATGTTTTTAGCTAGGGACTATTTTGGGATAAAGCCCCTATATTATACTCAAAATACTTCTGATAATTCATTTATATTTGGCTCTGAAATAAAATCATTTTTAAAACAGCCAACGTTCAATAAAGAATTGAATAAAGATGCATTAAAGCCATATCTTACTTTCCAATACCCAGTTCTTGATGAAACCTTTTTTAAAGGTGTATACAAGCTTAAGCCAGCTCACTATATGATATATAAAAAAGGTAAAATACAAATAAAGCGTTACTGGGATCCAATGTATAATGAAAAAGATAACAGCCTAGAATATTACGTTGACAAAATAAAAGAGACTGTGGCTGAATCAGTTAAATATCATAGAATTAGTGATGTAAAAGTAGGTTCATTTTTATCTGGTGGAGTAGATTCAAGCTATATTACGTCATTATTAATGCCTAACAAAACTTTTTCAGTAGGCTTTAGTGATTATGAAGATATGTATAATGAAACAAACTTGGCTAAAGATTTATCGGACATGTTAGGGATAGAAAATCATAGAAAATTCATATCTGCTGAAGAGTCATTCGAAATGCTTCCGACTATTCAGTACCATATGGACGAGCCACAATCAAATCCATCGGTTGTGCCGCTATACTTTTTAGCTAAGCTTGCAAGAGAGCATGTCACAGTAGTATTGTCAGGCGAGGGTGCGGATGAAATATTTGGAGGATACGCTTGGTATGAGACAACACCAACAATGAAGAAATATAAGAAGATACCTAATTTTATTAGGCGTCCAGTTTCACTAGTCTGCAAAGCATTACCCAAGAATAGGATAACCAATTTTCTAGTAAAAGGCGGGCAAAGAGTAGAAAAGTGGTTTATTGGTCAAGCCAAAGTTTTTGAAGAAGAAGATGCATTGAAAGTGCTAAAAGATGAATATAAATCTGGCCCCTCTGTACAAAGTATTACAAAGAAAGTGTACGAGAAGGTCAAGGATCAAAGTGATGTTACTAAGATGCAGTATCTTGACATGAATTTGTGGTTGCCAGGAGATATTCTTCTGAAGGCTGATAAAATGAGTTCAGCACATTCGATAGAACTAAGAGTTCCATTTCTAGACAAAGAGGTCATGTCTTTAGGAGCTCAAATACCCGTAAAATATCGTGTCAATGATAAAAATAGTAAATACGCATTGAGAATTGCTGCAAAAGATACATTGCCAAGCGAATGGGCAAATAGAACTAAGGTAGGATTTCCAGTACCAATTAGATATTGGTTCCGTGAGGAAAAGTATTATAATATGGTAAAAGAAATGTTTCAGTCGGACGTAGCAAAAGAATTCTTTAATATTGAGGAAATTGTGAAATTAATTGAAGAGCATTATACAGGTAAAGAGAACCATGCTAGACAGATATGGACAATATATGTTTTTCTTATATGGTATAAAAAGTTTTTTATAGAATTATAA
- a CDS encoding flagellar motor protein MotB: MRRTRGNADEKKGAPEWMTTYGDMVTLLLCFFVLLFSFSSVDAQKFKAIMNSFKGSSGVLNGGQTVNFNQLELEGKMEGLTDEEVEASKELQGIAVDLNEYLKGRGFDEQVSIEYNERYVKLNFLDGVLFDPGKATLKDDAVQVLDAVGVKLLEYDKNRIKVEGHTDTVPMKSAQYPNNWYLSAARAITVAEYYINEKGFDPKRLSAEGFGEYSPIAENSTAEGRMKNRRIEIKILSSIHSGESF; this comes from the coding sequence ATGAGAAGGACAAGAGGAAATGCTGACGAGAAAAAAGGCGCTCCAGAATGGATGACTACCTACGGTGATATGGTTACACTTTTACTTTGTTTTTTTGTCTTATTGTTTTCCTTTTCTTCAGTTGATGCTCAGAAATTTAAGGCTATCATGAACTCTTTTAAAGGTTCATCAGGAGTACTCAATGGTGGGCAGACCGTAAACTTTAACCAATTAGAACTTGAGGGAAAAATGGAAGGATTAACTGACGAGGAAGTAGAAGCCTCAAAAGAGCTTCAAGGCATAGCAGTAGATTTAAATGAGTATCTTAAGGGAAGAGGGTTTGATGAGCAGGTTAGTATTGAATACAATGAAAGATATGTAAAGCTGAACTTCTTGGATGGGGTATTATTTGATCCTGGAAAGGCTACGCTAAAAGATGATGCTGTTCAAGTTTTAGATGCAGTTGGAGTCAAGCTTTTAGAATATGATAAAAACAGAATAAAAGTTGAGGGACATACGGACACAGTTCCGATGAAATCTGCTCAATATCCTAATAACTGGTATCTATCAGCTGCAAGAGCCATTACTGTAGCGGAATATTACATTAATGAAAAGGGATTTGATCCTAAGCGATTGTCAGCAGAAGGGTTTGGAGAATATTCTCCAATTGCTGAAAATAGTACAGCAGAAGGAAGAATGAAAAACAGGAGAATAGAGATTAAGATTTTGAGTAGTATACATAGCGGAGAAAGCTTTTAG
- a CDS encoding UDP-N-acetylmuramoyl-L-alanyl-D-glutamate--2,6-diaminopimelate ligase, with protein sequence MLLTKVIKELDCIKTIGDLDKEISGIAYDSREVADNFIFVAISGFTVDGHDFIEKAIENGANVIIAEKDVFINRADVTFLKVKDSRKALAKISSNYYNNPTKKINMIGITGTNGKTSTSFLIKSIFEQAKKPIDLIGTIGSVIGKRLAKTKNTTPESLNLQQMFSEMVDINTQNCIMEVSSHALSLDRVAECDFNTGIYTNLTPDHLELHNSMEEYFHAKAKLFKMTKDYNIINIDDEYGRRLVEEAKNLKSKTITYGIDNKADIYATSICYSADFTSFVANTPKGSIEIKVNFPGKIYIYNSLAAIACAYCNDIELKDIQKGIEAVKDIKGRFEVVYKDKDYKIIVDFAHTEDGLEKALSAIKPFTKGRLILVFGVYAAPGEKGRAKRYAMGKVAAKYSDIAVVTSDNPKDQDPNSIIKEIVESIKEHNGTYVSLVDRKEAIRYAIEISKKDDIIFVAGKGHETSQKIGKIEVPFNETEIITEIIKSSTKKTS encoded by the coding sequence ATGCTTTTAACAAAAGTAATCAAAGAACTTGATTGTATAAAAACAATAGGTGATTTAGATAAAGAGATTAGTGGAATAGCCTATGATTCTAGAGAAGTGGCGGACAATTTCATTTTTGTAGCTATTTCTGGCTTTACAGTAGATGGGCATGATTTTATTGAAAAGGCTATAGAAAATGGCGCTAATGTCATAATAGCTGAAAAGGATGTATTTATAAATAGGGCGGATGTCACATTTTTAAAAGTTAAGGACTCAAGAAAGGCATTAGCCAAAATATCGTCTAATTATTATAACAACCCTACTAAAAAGATTAATATGATTGGTATAACTGGAACCAATGGTAAAACATCAACATCATTTTTAATCAAATCTATATTTGAACAGGCTAAAAAACCTATAGACCTTATTGGTACCATTGGAAGCGTCATAGGAAAAAGATTAGCAAAAACTAAGAACACAACTCCAGAATCCCTTAATCTGCAACAAATGTTTTCTGAAATGGTAGACATTAACACTCAAAATTGTATTATGGAAGTATCATCACATGCACTAAGCCTCGATAGAGTGGCAGAATGTGATTTCAATACAGGTATTTATACAAATCTTACACCAGACCATCTAGAGCTGCATAATAGTATGGAAGAATATTTTCATGCAAAGGCTAAGCTATTTAAGATGACAAAAGACTACAATATTATTAATATAGATGATGAGTATGGTAGGAGATTGGTAGAAGAGGCAAAAAATCTAAAGTCTAAAACAATAACATATGGAATAGATAATAAGGCTGATATTTATGCAACAAGTATTTGTTATTCTGCTGATTTTACAAGCTTTGTAGCAAATACTCCAAAGGGAAGTATAGAGATTAAGGTTAATTTTCCAGGAAAGATTTATATATACAATAGTCTGGCAGCTATTGCTTGTGCTTATTGCAATGATATAGAGCTAAAGGACATTCAGAAAGGAATCGAAGCAGTAAAAGATATAAAGGGACGATTTGAAGTAGTGTATAAGGATAAGGACTATAAAATAATTGTTGATTTTGCACATACGGAAGATGGTTTGGAAAAAGCCCTATCAGCTATAAAACCTTTCACAAAGGGCAGACTCATTTTAGTTTTCGGTGTTTATGCAGCTCCAGGAGAAAAAGGAAGAGCTAAGCGTTATGCCATGGGTAAAGTGGCAGCTAAGTATTCTGACATTGCCGTCGTAACATCTGATAACCCCAAGGATCAAGACCCTAATTCTATCATAAAGGAAATTGTAGAATCTATAAAAGAACATAATGGTACTTATGTATCTTTAGTTGATAGGAAGGAAGCAATTAGATATGCTATTGAAATAAGCAAAAAAGATGATATTATTTTTGTTGCTGGAAAAGGGCACGAAACCTCTCAGAAAATAGGTAAAATAGAAGTACCTTTTAATGAAACTGAAATTATTACGGAAATTATAAAAAGTAGTACTAAGAAAACAAGTTAA
- a CDS encoding amino acid racemase, which translates to MREKIIGILGGMGPDATCVLFERIIRFTNAKCDSEHIRVIIDNNPKIPDRTGAILGKSVSPVSELVKTAANLQNSGVDFIIIPCITSHYYFKEIQKEINVPILNALEITKEYIDKQCTNINKIGVIATSGTVKTNLFQNLLKDKEIIIPTEEEQREYVMEIIYGKDGVKAGNRSGKLKDYLAEIVEKLKGRGAEAIIAGCTEISIVLEQSDIDIPLIDPLTLMAQKSVLIAKNLNDSSSLDNRI; encoded by the coding sequence TTGCGAGAAAAAATAATTGGAATATTAGGCGGAATGGGACCAGATGCAACATGTGTTTTATTTGAGAGAATAATAAGATTTACTAATGCTAAGTGCGATAGTGAACATATTAGAGTAATAATTGATAATAATCCTAAAATACCTGATCGTACTGGTGCTATATTAGGTAAATCTGTTAGTCCAGTTTCTGAGTTAGTAAAAACAGCAGCTAATTTGCAAAACTCAGGAGTAGATTTTATCATAATTCCTTGTATTACTTCACATTACTATTTCAAGGAAATTCAAAAAGAAATCAATGTACCAATTTTAAATGCTTTAGAAATAACAAAAGAATATATAGATAAACAATGTACCAATATCAATAAAATTGGTGTCATTGCAACTTCAGGAACTGTAAAAACAAATCTTTTCCAAAATTTATTAAAGGATAAAGAAATCATAATTCCAACTGAGGAAGAGCAAAGAGAATATGTTATGGAGATTATTTATGGCAAGGATGGAGTAAAGGCTGGAAATAGGTCTGGTAAATTAAAAGATTATCTAGCGGAAATTGTCGAGAAATTAAAAGGCAGGGGAGCTGAAGCGATTATAGCAGGCTGCACAGAAATAAGCATAGTGTTGGAACAGTCAGATATAGATATTCCATTAATAGATCCTTTAACTCTTATGGCTCAAAAATCAGTTTTAATAGCAAAAAATCTTAATGATAGTTCATCATTAGATAACAGGATATAG
- a CDS encoding C39 family peptidase encodes MKKMTKRKSRKLRLFRFIFRMILLISFVFVIVKFGKAIIGKDIEDNEPFQIIKDTFVKQQGRITIKNIDGDSELPIKNSRFSITNIDTGEVADTITTDKDGIAVSDLLDYDNVYEIKLIESHPYYQSGKDDILTLEIDQENQEIIIQNKMNEYIKHVQQTEDGEFIIDEVYIDVPTVMQNPELPNGCEITSLTSVLNYKGYNAEKTEMADVYLPKEAFYVKNEKLYGANPYKSYAGNPREKNGFFSYAPPIVEAANSYLDTVQGKEKPIDISNSTREEIIDYLNQGIPVVIWVTLDLSKPKINYSWYLSDTGEKTDMPINLHCVVLNGYAGDNVHVMNPLKGQVAYDADAFFQSYVELGSHAVILH; translated from the coding sequence AAGATTATTTAGGTTTATATTTAGAATGATATTGCTTATATCTTTTGTATTTGTCATAGTCAAATTTGGAAAGGCTATTATTGGAAAGGATATTGAAGATAATGAACCATTTCAAATCATAAAGGACACTTTTGTAAAGCAGCAAGGAAGAATTACAATTAAAAATATTGACGGTGATAGTGAGCTGCCTATAAAAAACAGCAGGTTTAGCATAACAAATATAGATACAGGTGAAGTAGCTGATACAATCACTACTGACAAAGATGGGATAGCCGTTTCAGATTTATTAGATTATGATAATGTATATGAAATAAAGCTTATTGAATCACATCCTTACTATCAGAGTGGCAAAGATGATATTCTTACTTTAGAAATAGATCAGGAAAATCAAGAGATTATCATTCAAAACAAAATGAATGAATATATAAAGCATGTTCAACAAACCGAAGATGGTGAGTTCATCATTGATGAGGTATATATTGATGTACCAACTGTCATGCAAAACCCTGAGCTGCCAAATGGTTGTGAAATTACGTCCCTAACGTCTGTACTAAACTATAAAGGCTATAATGCGGAGAAGACAGAGATGGCAGATGTATATCTGCCTAAAGAGGCATTCTATGTGAAAAATGAAAAATTATATGGCGCTAACCCATATAAGTCATATGCAGGAAATCCTAGAGAAAAAAATGGCTTTTTTTCTTATGCTCCTCCAATTGTGGAGGCAGCAAACAGCTATTTAGATACTGTTCAAGGTAAGGAAAAACCCATTGACATAAGCAATAGTACACGTGAGGAGATTATAGACTATCTAAATCAGGGTATTCCAGTTGTGATTTGGGTAACTCTTGATCTAAGTAAGCCAAAAATAAATTATTCCTGGTATTTAAGTGATACAGGAGAAAAGACAGATATGCCTATTAACTTACATTGTGTAGTGCTCAACGGTTATGCAGGGGATAATGTTCATGTAATGAATCCATTAAAAGGGCAAGTAGCTTATGATGCAGATGCTTTTTTTCAGAGCTATGTTGAACTAGGAAGTCATGCAGTGATTTTGCATTAG